A portion of the Candidatus Binatota bacterium genome contains these proteins:
- a CDS encoding glutaredoxin family protein has protein sequence MTTVAVTLYVKTGCPYCSALRGRLQAEGKPFSEINVLDQPERVPELLKLSGGERIVPVLVDGGRVEVAPEGG, from the coding sequence ATGACTACCGTGGCAGTAACGCTTTATGTAAAGACCGGGTGTCCGTACTGCTCGGCCCTGCGCGGCCGCCTGCAGGCCGAGGGAAAGCCGTTCTCGGAGATAAATGTACTCGATCAACCAGAGCGCGTGCCCGAGTTACTTAAGCTGAGTGGCGGTGAGCGTATAGTGCCGGTGCTTGTAGACGGGGGCCGCGTGGAGGTAGCCCCCGAGGGGGGTTGA
- a CDS encoding carbon starvation protein A → MAVLAAVVCLACYAATYRFYAGYLSSRIFSLRADVATPAHQLRDDIDYVPAPRGVLFGHHFASITGLSPMLGPAIAVIWGWLPAMIWVVAGSLFIGCVHDMSALVLSVRARGLSVGAITEGIIGARAKTMFHVVIFFGVALAMGVFVSILCDLFMPGAYPQAVMPSAVIMALAVVTGVASYKRGVSMTRLATAAFVITLLAVFLAATNEWLSPQWDSRGGWGALLLAYAFGASVLPVWLLLQPRDFINSLLLYLGMGLMYGGFFVLAPEFSSPAVVLNPEGAPPMFPFVFVVIACGAVSGFHGLVASGTTAKQLDRETDARAIGYGGMMGESLLGLMAVLACTAGFSSAGSWHEHYSSWGAANTLGGKLGVFIEGGARFVSTLGLPSELSTALISVVVVSFALTTLDSATRLLRYNIAEMGQGFGVKRENRFVTSALAVVVIGFFAFYEVDGQPMGLTLWGLFGTTNQLLASLTLILVSLYLYQRGRNPLVAAVPAVFMTITTVVAMVNNLGRFYDAGQHLLFAVGLLLLLLALGVVGEGLLALRRATTARAAGPPLDRLSVF, encoded by the coding sequence TTGGCGGTACTGGCAGCGGTTGTCTGTCTGGCGTGTTATGCCGCGACCTATCGTTTCTACGCGGGCTATCTTTCCTCGCGCATTTTCTCGCTGCGCGCAGATGTTGCGACTCCGGCCCACCAACTACGTGACGACATAGACTACGTACCCGCGCCGCGGGGCGTTCTCTTCGGCCATCATTTTGCTTCCATAACCGGCTTGTCGCCGATGCTCGGTCCGGCCATCGCCGTGATCTGGGGATGGCTGCCGGCCATGATCTGGGTAGTGGCGGGTTCGCTGTTTATAGGTTGCGTGCACGACATGAGCGCTCTCGTGTTGTCGGTGCGGGCGCGCGGCTTGTCGGTGGGGGCCATTACCGAGGGCATCATCGGCGCGCGGGCCAAGACGATGTTTCACGTCGTCATCTTTTTTGGCGTGGCACTCGCCATGGGTGTGTTCGTGTCGATTCTCTGCGACCTGTTCATGCCCGGGGCTTACCCCCAGGCCGTGATGCCGTCGGCTGTTATCATGGCGCTGGCCGTGGTCACGGGCGTGGCTTCGTACAAGCGGGGTGTGTCGATGACCCGGCTCGCTACGGCAGCTTTCGTGATCACCTTGCTGGCCGTGTTCCTGGCGGCTACCAACGAGTGGCTGTCGCCGCAGTGGGACAGCCGCGGTGGCTGGGGAGCCCTGCTGCTGGCTTACGCTTTCGGTGCCTCGGTGCTGCCGGTCTGGCTGCTGCTGCAGCCGAGGGATTTTATCAACTCGCTGCTGCTGTATCTCGGCATGGGTCTTATGTACGGCGGTTTTTTTGTCCTCGCGCCCGAGTTTTCTTCGCCCGCGGTGGTGCTCAATCCCGAGGGAGCGCCGCCGATGTTTCCCTTCGTGTTCGTGGTCATCGCCTGTGGGGCGGTGTCCGGCTTTCACGGGCTGGTGGCCTCGGGAACGACCGCCAAGCAGCTCGACCGTGAAACCGACGCGCGGGCTATCGGCTACGGCGGCATGATGGGCGAGTCGTTGCTGGGCCTGATGGCGGTGCTGGCCTGCACGGCCGGCTTCAGCTCCGCGGGTTCCTGGCACGAGCACTACTCAAGCTGGGGGGCGGCCAATACCCTCGGCGGTAAGCTGGGCGTGTTCATAGAGGGCGGTGCACGTTTTGTTTCGACCCTCGGGCTGCCCTCTGAGTTGTCTACCGCGTTGATATCGGTAGTGGTGGTGTCGTTTGCTCTCACTACCCTCGACTCGGCTACGCGCCTGCTCAGGTACAACATTGCCGAAATGGGGCAGGGCTTCGGCGTGAAGCGCGAAAACCGTTTTGTGACCTCGGCGTTGGCCGTGGTGGTGATAGGCTTCTTTGCCTTCTACGAGGTGGACGGCCAGCCGATGGGGCTCACCCTCTGGGGCCTGTTCGGTACCACCAACCAGTTGCTCGCCAGCCTGACGCTTATCCTCGTGTCGTTGTACCTGTACCAGCGAGGCCGCAACCCGCTGGTCGCCGCCGTGCCCGCGGTCTTCATGACGATTACGACCGTGGTGGCGATGGTGAACAATCTCGGTCGTTTCTACGACGCCGGCCAGCACCTGTTGTTCGCGGTCGGCCTGCTCCTGCTGCTGCTGGCCCTGGGCGTCGTGGGCGAGGGGCTGCTCGCGCTCAGGCGTGCAACCACTGCCAGGGCTGCCGGCCCGCCGCTCGACCGCCTCTCGGTATTCTGA